Part of the Qipengyuania sp. SS22 genome, ATGGGCGATCGGGGTCGAACCCTGGCCCGCCTCGTTCGAGAACAGCCCGCGTGCAACGCCTGCGCGGATCGCCATGATGATCGCCGCGCCGGTAAAGCCGCCGACTGCGCTCTGCGGGTTGAAGGCACCGTGGAAGATCAGCGCGAAGGTTTCGCCCAGATCGCTGAAGTTCAGGATCAGCGCGATCACAGCCATGACGATATAGGCTGCCGCCATGAACGGGATCACGCTTTCGGCCACCTTGCCGATCGACTTGATGCCGCCGATGATGACGATGAAGACCAGTCCCGCGGTCAGCAGGCCGCCCAGCCATTCGGGCATGCCGAACAATTCGTTCATCCCGTCGGCCATGGCATTGGCCTGGATCGAATTGCCCGTCACCAGCGCGCTGAACAGCGTGCCGAGGCAGAAGACCACTGCGAGCCAGGTGAACCGGGGGCCGAGACCCATCATGATGTAGCTCATCGGGCCGCCGCGATAGACGCCGTCGCTGGTCTTTTCGCGATAGCGGATCGCCAGCGAACCTTCGGCGAAGGCCAGCGCCATGCCGAATAATGCAGTGATCCACATCCAGAAGATCGCGCCCGGTCCGCCCAGCGCGATGGCCGTGGCGACGCCCGCGAGGTTACCGGTGCCAACCTGGCCCGACAGCGCGGTCGAGAGCGCGGCGAAGGGCGAAATCTCGCCCGCACCGCTGCCCTTGCGTCCGGCGAACAGGCCCTTGATCGCGCTGCCCAGCCGGACGATCGGATAAAAGCGCAGTCCGACCATGAACCACAGGCCCACCCCAAGCAGGATGATCGCCAGCGGCGGGAAGGGAATCACCGCCTCGCCGTTCCACGTCCCGCCCCAGATGAAATCGGATATGTTGGTGACCGGCTGGATTAGCCGCTCGCCCAGACTCGGAGCCTGGCCAGTTGCCATGTCGATTATTCCCCTC contains:
- a CDS encoding alanine/glycine:cation symporter family protein, which gives rise to MATGQAPSLGERLIQPVTNISDFIWGGTWNGEAVIPFPPLAIILLGVGLWFMVGLRFYPIVRLGSAIKGLFAGRKGSGAGEISPFAALSTALSGQVGTGNLAGVATAIALGGPGAIFWMWITALFGMALAFAEGSLAIRYREKTSDGVYRGGPMSYIMMGLGPRFTWLAVVFCLGTLFSALVTGNSIQANAMADGMNELFGMPEWLGGLLTAGLVFIVIIGGIKSIGKVAESVIPFMAAAYIVMAVIALILNFSDLGETFALIFHGAFNPQSAVGGFTGAAIIMAIRAGVARGLFSNEAGQGSTPIAHAVAQTNDPEQQGRMAMLGTFIDTIVICTMTALVILTVRGDFTAGGEAVAHAWQSDRVGFEMTSGAFAAAFPVEIAAVPIGTLIASIALILFVFTTLLTWSYYGERAITFLYDRMKGSTREGEKKLHMAWRVLWCVVIFIGAAQPSELVWRLGDISNATMVLPNLLALALLSGVVFKLARGQRDAGPTHTADTPEEPEEY